The following coding sequences lie in one Frondihabitans peucedani genomic window:
- a CDS encoding DUF4129 domain-containing protein produces the protein MSSESTETEERTRRVPVAALLAGVLAILIAVGAAVGGSLRFTGPRWFPGMTITPRPLVQTNSPRPIASSTPPPAPRTHPGPDLTWLVVLLAVLALAAVAFFVVRWLVKRLRARTTGVVAPLSDITDLTDVPDDPSVETSMPYLRRGLRRALAALDEDRSPRDAIIEAWLGLQEAAEDAGFRRTESETPTEFTSRILERVEVDPVALSTLRRLYLAVRFGDATASPDDVASARRSLETLQAQWEQHGTAEPDGEAAP, from the coding sequence ATCCTGATCGCCGTGGGCGCCGCCGTCGGAGGCTCGCTCCGGTTCACCGGTCCGCGGTGGTTCCCGGGCATGACGATCACGCCGAGGCCGCTCGTCCAGACGAACTCGCCTCGCCCGATCGCGAGCTCCACGCCTCCGCCCGCGCCTCGCACGCACCCGGGTCCCGACCTCACCTGGCTCGTGGTCCTCCTCGCCGTCCTGGCCCTCGCGGCGGTCGCCTTCTTCGTCGTGCGCTGGCTCGTCAAGCGCCTCCGCGCCCGCACCACCGGCGTCGTCGCGCCCCTCAGCGACATCACCGACCTGACCGACGTGCCCGACGACCCCTCGGTCGAGACGAGCATGCCCTACCTCCGGCGGGGGCTCCGACGGGCCCTGGCCGCCCTCGACGAAGACCGGTCGCCGCGCGACGCGATCATCGAGGCCTGGCTGGGCCTCCAGGAGGCAGCCGAAGACGCAGGATTCCGCCGCACCGAGTCGGAGACGCCGACCGAGTTCACCTCCCGCATCCTGGAGCGCGTCGAGGTCGACCCGGTCGCGCTGTCGACGCTGCGGCGGCTGTACCTCGCCGTGCGCTTCGGCGACGCGACCGCGAGCCCCGACGACGTCGCCTCGGCGCGGCGGTCGCTCGAGACCCTGCAGGCCCAGTGGGAGCAGCACGGCACGGCCGAGCCCGACGGCGAGGCGGCCCCGTGA
- a CDS encoding MoxR family ATPase: MTTSTPAPALSIDEVADLSRRILDEVGQLVVGMRRPLELALASILAGGHVLFEDVPGLGKTLAARSLAQASGLDFRRLQCTPDLLPADITGSFLYAPATAEFVFRPGPVFTGLFLADEINRTSPKTQSALLEAMAEGQVTVEGQSFPLPRPFHVIATSNPIEYEGTYALPEAQLDRFMVRLAVGYPARESEQQVLLNRVDRRREVGAVSAVTTAETLAAMQATVESVHVDPDIALYCVDLVHATRGHRDVQVGASPRGAQGLMLVARARAVMDGRDFVAPEDVKAAAIPVLAHRISLTPQAWANGVVAAAIIGGIVAQVAGPPAVGVSSSAGAVRTAGAADDTREAR; encoded by the coding sequence GTGACCACCTCGACCCCCGCTCCCGCCCTGTCGATCGACGAGGTCGCCGATCTCAGCCGCCGCATCCTCGACGAGGTCGGCCAGCTCGTCGTCGGAATGCGGCGTCCCCTCGAGCTCGCCCTCGCGAGCATCCTGGCGGGCGGTCACGTGCTGTTCGAAGACGTGCCGGGCCTCGGCAAGACCCTCGCGGCCAGGAGCCTCGCGCAGGCCTCCGGCCTCGACTTCCGGCGCCTGCAGTGCACGCCCGACCTCCTCCCCGCCGACATCACCGGCTCGTTCCTGTACGCGCCGGCGACGGCCGAGTTCGTCTTCCGGCCCGGCCCGGTCTTCACGGGCCTCTTCCTGGCCGACGAGATCAACCGCACCTCGCCGAAGACGCAGTCGGCGCTCCTCGAGGCGATGGCCGAGGGCCAGGTGACGGTCGAGGGGCAGAGCTTCCCGCTGCCGAGGCCGTTCCACGTCATCGCGACGTCGAACCCGATCGAGTACGAGGGCACCTACGCTCTGCCCGAGGCGCAGCTCGACCGCTTCATGGTGCGGCTGGCCGTCGGCTATCCGGCCCGCGAGAGCGAGCAGCAGGTGCTCCTCAACCGGGTCGACCGGCGCCGCGAGGTCGGCGCCGTGTCGGCGGTGACGACGGCCGAGACCCTCGCGGCGATGCAGGCGACGGTCGAGAGCGTCCACGTCGACCCCGACATCGCGCTGTACTGCGTCGACCTCGTCCACGCGACGCGCGGCCACCGCGACGTCCAGGTGGGCGCGTCGCCCCGAGGCGCGCAGGGGCTCATGCTGGTCGCGCGGGCTCGGGCCGTCATGGACGGCCGCGACTTCGTCGCCCCGGAGGACGTCAAGGCCGCGGCGATCCCCGTCCTCGCGCACCGCATCTCGCTTACCCCGCAGGCCTGGGCGAACGGCGTCGTCGCGGCCGCCATCATCGGCGGCATCGTGGCGCAGGTGGCCGGGCCCCCGGCGGTCGGCGTGAGCTCGTCCGCGGGTGCCGTCCGCACCGCGGGCGCTGCCGACGACACCCGGGAGGCGCGGTGA